A stretch of DNA from Tachysurus vachellii isolate PV-2020 chromosome 4, HZAU_Pvac_v1, whole genome shotgun sequence:
TTTGAATATTGTCTTTCTAAGTAAATATGTTGCTAACTTAGtataatacaataaacattaatttCTCTTAACTATATTTACAGTAATCTCAATAGAATTACAGCACTATCCTGTGGAAATTTACCTCAGACAAGGGTTGTATAAGAGAGCTAATATTTTACAAACACTCACCCTTTGTGACCAAAAACCTTATAAAAGGATAGGATGCTTAGCATCTACTAGGCAAGGTACTGGATAGAAACTAGTCAGCATTATGTTGAACTAGCATTCCAACTCGCTAGAATTCCACTAATATATCTAGCTGGATGTTATTGTACTGGTTGTATCCATGCTTCAATACTGTATAATTATCTTCCTGTTAATATTGTCTTTCTAATCAGACAGGATGCTAAACTAAGTTTTCTGATGagctaattagctagctagcattacaATGAaatagcattcattcattcattcattcattcattcatcttctaccgcttatccgaactacctcgggtcacggggagcctgtgcctatctcaggcgtcattgggcatcaaggcaggatacaccctggacggagtgccaacccatcacagggcacacacacacacacacacacacacacactctcattcactcacacactagggacaattttccagagatgccaatcaacctaccatgcatgtctttggaccgggggaggaaaccggagtacctggaggaaacccccgaggcacggggagaacatgcaaactccacacacacaaggtggaggcgggaatcgaaccccgaccctggaggtgtgaggcgaacgtgctaaccactaagccaccgtgccccccgaaatAGCATTCCAATTAgttatttcaattattattttttattattattagaattattccAATGAACTAAAGAATCAGTGTTCAGTCTTGCTTaatcttgttgttgttgttgttgttgttgttgttgtcctctctctctctctctctctctctctctctctctctcagtaattattttttatttcctatgTGATTTaaatactccggtttcctcccccggtccaaaaacatgcatggtaggttgattggcatctctggaaaattgtccctagtgtgtgattgcgcgagtgaatgagtgtgtgtgtgtgtgtgccctgcgatgggttggcactccgtccagggtgtatcctgccttgatgcccgatgacgcctgagataggcacaggctccccgtgacccgaggtagttcggataagcggtagaaaatgaatgaatgaatgaatgaatgtgatttaaatacttttgttattaaataattaagctAACTATGCACTCTCAAGCTGCATTAATTGAGCAGTATATTTATAATTCTCATGGTACTTTCAATATGAATACAAACCTAAAGAAAGCACACTCGTGTTTTTTATACAGAGTAACTCAAGTAAATTCATTACACCTGTCTTTGTTCAGAATAATTAAAGATGCCATGTCTTAATGAAAGATTAAGTTTGATTCttttcattcatacattcattctctaccgcttatccgaactacctcgggtcatgtgCCGGAGCCTGTGCCGATCTCAGGTGTCAAGGCAGgagacaccctggacggagtgccaacccattgcagggcacacacacacacacacacacactctcattcactcacgcaatcacacactacagacaattttccagagatgacaatcaacctaccatgcatgtttttggaacggggaggaaacccccgaggcacgggaagaacatgcaaactccacacacacaaggcggaggcgggaatcaaacccccaaccctggagttgtgaggcgaacgtgctaaccactaagccaccgtgcaagATACAATATAccttaaatgtataaataatattttaattactatATATACAAACTgtgtaataaaaattaaaaatgtaatatttttattgatttcaaACAATATATTACACAGTGCAATAACCAACTGCTCCACTAGGGCAGAGCAGTTTACCACAGTTTTATATATTGGCCTATGAACATCTGTTCACTTTTACCCTCATAAAAGATCTATAAATATGTCAACTGGAAACACCCTAATGATTTAATTTCAGTTCatatctttcatttttcatgttGACACAAGTCGGGTTTCAATATTAGAGAGTCAATTTGCATTTTCATATTCTCAGCCATTTATATTACACTGACAAAACCTTtcaaaatataacataataGTGAGAAATCAGAACATTTTTGCTAACCAGTAGCTATGGGTGGCTAGCTAGGAAGCTTAGCAAGCAGGTTCAGAAAGGTTCAAAGCATTAGAGCCTATTGTAAGCTTATACTGTACTTGAAGTGAATTGTGATGGAAAATGAATGCGATCAgatgagatttttttaataaggtGTGAAATATTGAAACCACAAATGTAACTTCTGGCAACTTGTGGcaacaagacacaaaaaaacttaattgaatttgaacattttaaccattaaataaaaatggttgATGATATTACACTTTAATTCTGAAATAACCTTTTGGTGTCACTTGTACACGTGACATTTAAGTGAATTTTCAAAGTGAATAGACTGTCtgattttacataaaatattacataaaatatcACTATACTTGGTCATGACAAAGACATGATTTCTTGTAGACAAAACATAATAATtggtttgtaataataataataataataataataataataataataataataataataatttgtggcCACCTCAATTTGTGTCACAAGATGGAGGGTTAGACTCTTGCAAATTCAGGTGgagcatttttattaaacaattagCAAACACTCCAAAATACTAGGTACAGCTCAGGGAGAGACACATAGGGCATGTTATTTGCAAACAGGATAAACTAGGCAAATAAAtaggatataaaaaaaaccaaGCAAGGTCAAACCAGATAAGTAATCATGTAGATAAAAGCTTGGTGTCATTAGAGCACAGAGTAAGCAGAGTGTATCGCAGTGTGGGAATGAGTAAGTGTCTCTTACAAAGCgagattgtgattgtgtgtgattggaaACAGGTGAGTTTCATTAAAAGTCCCCTgactgagtgtgagacagagtttgtgtgtgtgttacgatCTAATAGAATCAGGGATTTTGGATTCTACAGTAATTTAgtgcagtgtacagtgtaacTGTTGCTCCACTTGTATTGTCTCTGTATATGTGACTGTTTCTAACAGTCTGTTTCCTGAAATGAGACTTCCTCTCACATCCTGAAAAGGAAACAAACTACAGATAAGTATCTGAAAAATGGAAAGCCAAAGTGAGCTAAGGGGAGTTTTAGAGGCTGTATCAAAAAAGTTTCTGTGGCTTTAGTGATGCAGTATTACTAGTTTTTTGTATCACAGGATGTAGTctgacacacactgcacacagtaAGAGTTTATTGTAGATTTAAAGACTATCTTTTGCTCAGAtatcatattttctttctttactagAAAATTTTCTACTAATAagatcccttttttttttttacacatgccTTCTCAGAATAACATTTGTGAAACAAACATCTCAGCATCTCAATGCAAGCATTACTCACAATATTGCTTCATTCAGGAAACCCCAGAGTGAGGTGGCGTCTCATTGGAGGGAAACTAAAccttttactgtcatttctgCCTGCTGAATAGTCATCTTGAGCTCACACTTTACAGAGTAGTAGACAAGGTTTCTGAGGAAACAGAACTTTTTATCAGCTGTGTATGTAAAATTGGTAAAACCGTGGTTTTGTGGGTGAAGATGCACTTAAGATGTCACTGATGTCAAAGAGGAAACCAGAAAAGCGAATCATAGTATGTCCATTAAGTGGAAATGAGAAAtaacatatgtatgtatggaaGGATGGATAGTTGGATGGATGGGTTGACCGATACAGAGATTAATGGAATGTAGGTAGGGACCAGAAATGTACTGTAAGACCATTAATGTGTCTATTGGTGTTAAACCTTCTTGCCACAGGATATGAGAATctttggatagatggatagatgattGCATGGAACTGCTGAACTGCATATAACTGAGGAACTGCTCTGAAGTTCTTTGCCAAATGAAATAAGAATTCCTGCATGCAGGCATGGATTAACGGAAGgttggatgcatggatggatagTAGGTAGTTAGGTATTGGACTCCCAATTGAATGGATTGGGATAAAAGGATGCTAGATCtacagatggatgaatgaatggatgtatGTATTGATTGATGCTTGGATAATGGATAGAAGGTAGGTATTGCTTCTTAATTTAAGtctggatagatggatggatggatggatgcataaatactaaacaaaaacacCTAATTTTGACAAGAAAATATTGACAATGGTCTCTCCATTTAGAAAAATACCTCTTTATAGTCTTCATAAACAATTCAAATTTCATGATATTATGGTTGCATAGCAGCGCagcataaatacatacatgtacacatatcACGCATCACAATATACAATAGACACAAATGTCTAtgtcacacacatatatgcaatCACATATATGCAATTTCTTTAGAGTCCCTTAATACTGAAGCTCATTTAAAAGACAGACTGAATAAGCATTGGCAGTGATATTTAGGTGATGGAAAGTGTGAGTGACTTTTCATTAAACATTAAGGCTGTCGGTGTTTAGGGTCCCACAATGACATAAGCATTGACATGACATTACTCTTGTAAGACCTATATAGGCAATAACAAGTAAATATACAAAAGTTATGACAATTTacgcataaaaaaaaaaaatactgttaaatTCCAGTTCAGCAAGAACTTCATTACAAATATAATGACCTTGAAAATAGTAGTTGCCATTAACACTACTgtaaataatttacagtatatcAACAAGTAAAGTGTAATATTGTTGCTATATAACAGCTTCATTTAGATACATCAATTGTACTGAGATGGATATAGCTGATCCACATCTCTTTGTTTCGCCTCCTGGACAAGCCGCTGTAGTAAACAAGGGGCTGCCAGCCAAGATACTGGTGTCCAGTGTTTTCAGCATTAGTTTTACACTGATGTGACACAGCTAATATAGCTAACAAATAGTATATGACTTTCTCActcaaaataaatgtcaaaCCAAAGTGATGTTCAGTATGCAAAGTGATGTAACGTTTCAGTATGTTTTGAGACAAGGTGTGACTTTCTGTGAATGTTTGACAACCTGGGACACCATTCATACGGTCAAATTGTGACACTTCTAAGAATTATACGTTTAgtgctcttctctgttttgatgatgTGATGGTGTACTGTTATTGCAGAGACTTTGGCTTTATGGATTTGATATTTCAGCAAATATTTCCTCTGAAGGTAGGTCTGATCTTAAACAGGTCACCAGTAGGTAAGGTACTGTTCCTGCAGCATTACAGAAATCTGAGAACATTGCTCATCATTAGAATTACCATACAGTTATGCGTTACTTGACATAATATGCATTTATaagtttataaaatgttttttcatcACAGTTCCCTGAGTCCCTGTTATCTTTGCTGGGTTTTGAGATTACTTGCACCACCTAATCAACCTTGAACCTTCTTAACAGGCATATAGTCATCACTAGAGGGCTCCAGTATCCCAGAGCAATCCATGATGCCACAATTTCCcaacaaaatgtttttggaGATCTCTGGAGACAGGCTTGGGAAGGTTTGGTTATTCCAAGGGTTCCATGTCAGGCCAGGTGGGATTCCAAAATGAGGGACTCCTATCAGCTGGGGCACTGGGCACAGTATGTTGCAGCTAATGGGCAGATTGTTGTCCACCACGGGTGGGCTGGGTAGTCCTTCACTTCCAGACTCCTCCTGGCTTTCTTGTTCACCAGAGCTGCCAGCGAACCCTGAGTCCGGGCTCTGGATTTCCAACCGCAGCTTCTGCAGCTGCTTGTAGGTGGAGGATGTTTCCAAAGGGGAGCTCATGGTGATCTCATTCAATTCAGTCTCATTGCCATTATCATGAGTGGCTGGCAGATTCTCTTGTACAGTGCCACCTCCTTCCGGTCCATACGGACAATCTACCGAACATGGCTCCAGCTGATCTTCTATGCCGCTTTTTGAGCTCTGGGACAGGAAATAAATGGAGTTGGAGAAACTGGAGGAGTTGCCATCCTTTATTTTGCCATCTTGTTCCATCTTATTGGATAGCATATCAGTGTTGCAGACTTTGTAGATTGTCACAGGTGAGATGCACTCTGAATCAGTCTTGATACACAGATCAATCACAGTAGGACCGAGCCATGactgagaaagaagagaaggtCACAAGATTAACTTTATAGTTTGGTAAGCCTTCCTTCACACTACTTGAAGGGAAAACCAACCCTACATGGCTAGTAACAATTATCTTACAGGTGTAGTGGATTTTTTCAGCTTGACCTTACCTTAAATTCACCGCCGTGGTCTGTGAAAAGCTCTCCAAAATATTTTGCAGGCGTGGGTACATAATGACATTTGATTATCCTGTAAAAACACCATCTGTTTGCATTAGTCAGTTGTCTAGAGCAGAAATCCTACACAATGCTATTAGGCATCTTGAAATAACTACACTACAGAGGAATGACATAGAACATGTTCTTACAGGATAGAATAGTGAATACGGAGGCTACCACTTACCTCTTGTGACGCTGGAAGCAGAAGAAAGCCAGTAAAATGACTGCAACTGCTATAATTATTCCAAGGCTGGTTAAAGTATTGAAGACACCCAGTATCATAGGCTCTTCTGTCAAAAGAGGAGAGAATACATTGTACaggtattgtacagtatatagctggGCATTAAATACTAAGTTTTTGAAGGTGTTTTGAAGCTGTGTCATTTCTATAAGAGCACATTCTTGATTCTATGCTAACAGCTTATACGATAATTCTAAAAAGAGACCAATTAAAAACGATGCTGGTCtttttagaaatgtaaatacatcATCATTGATGTGGTGAGGCTTAAGgatgtttatgtaaaatattttgaggaagtctacagtgtctGTGCTTTGGGAAATTCCTTAGGGGGCAGAACTTTACACTTTGTGGTTTGTCaggaacatgacaagctgcactTAGTCTGCTAACTTATttcaaaaaagagaaagatgtaGATGTAAAGATATTAATACTGATGTTACTGtggaaattgttaaaattggCAAAACCATAGTTTTTTTCTATAGTTAAAGGAGGAATAATTGAAGAAATTGTTTGagatgtgggggcacggtggcttagtggttagcacatagcaagtttgcatgttctctccgtgcctcgggggtttcctccgggtactccggtttcatgcatggtaggttgattggcatctctgtaaaattgtccctagtgtgtgattgtgtgagtgaatgagagtgtgtgtgtgccctgtgatgggttggcactccgtccagggtgtatcctgccttgatgcccgatgacgcctgagagaggcacaggctccctgtgacccgaggtagttcggataagcggtagaaaatgagtgagtgagagtgagtgtttgaGATGTCCTGTTATAGGAAAACAGCCATCACTGACAGCTAATGGCCTGACCCCTTCACAgtgtggattattttcttataacagcatgctccctcatgttttattccttactaatAGTACTCTCAGTGACTATGACTATGTCTGACTATGAGGAATTATATTGAAATGAGCATAAACAGTGAGTTCTCCAAGAATTCAGTGCTTACCAGGTGGAGGTTGTAAACCGACAGTGGATTTCCACTCAGTGAACGTACTCCAATCACTCCAGATTTGTGATTTACCAGCAGGAGCAGACCGAACCCTGACCACATACTTCCTCCTTAAGATTAGTTTGTCTTCTGGTAACTCACAGTGCTCCACTTCTGTAGATGCCACCTGGCTCTTCTATACATGCAAaaagtcaattcaattcaattcaatatgcTTTGAAAAAAAGCAGATTTATGCATATACAG
This window harbors:
- the LOC132844896 gene encoding interleukin-2 receptor subunit beta isoform X2 — encoded protein: MKTKMLIGQILMISMMSVIPSSKGSKNLKCYTDGITIIKCIWNTSSVEDRFQITPTTNCSLKSRFNDYTSIQTPQSDLEPQQQPQLRAGTLTFFKKSLTMGQPFLPLYVWCENMSEPVETITLFHPPSNVKLYPPTKPLVEGANVTWQCGSPKSEFVSKVVYEVQWGLLENIWEKSQVASTEVEHCELPEDKLILRRKYVVRVRSAPAGKSQIWSDWSTFTEWKSTVGLQPPPEEPMILGVFNTLTSLGIIIAVAVILLAFFCFQRHKRIIKCHYVPTPAKYFGELFTDHGGEFKSWLGPTVIDLCIKTDSECISPVTIYKVCNTDMLSNKMEQDGKIKDGNSSSFSNSIYFLSQSSKSGIEDQLEPCSVDCPYGPEGGGTVQENLPATHDNGNETELNEITMSSPLETSSTYKQLQKLRLEIQSPDSGFAGSSGEQESQEESGSEGLPSPPVVDNNLPISCNILCPVPQLIGVPHFGIPPGLTWNPWNNQTFPSLSPEISKNILLGNCGIMDCSGILEPSSDDYMPVKKVQG
- the LOC132844896 gene encoding interleukin-2 receptor subunit beta isoform X1 — protein: MTVVPVSFVFVKEHRVPPSHLKPQEAGFPRCGLLTFIGAEKQVIYLQNTSRMKTKMLIGQILMISMMSVIPSSKGSKNLKCYTDGITIIKCIWNTSSVEDRFQITPTTNCSLKSRFNDYTSIQTPQSDLEPQQQPQLRAGTLTFFKKSLTMGQPFLPLYVWCENMSEPVETITLFHPPSNVKLYPPTKPLVEGANVTWQCGSPKSEFVSKVVYEVQWGLLENIWEKSQVASTEVEHCELPEDKLILRRKYVVRVRSAPAGKSQIWSDWSTFTEWKSTVGLQPPPEEPMILGVFNTLTSLGIIIAVAVILLAFFCFQRHKRIIKCHYVPTPAKYFGELFTDHGGEFKSWLGPTVIDLCIKTDSECISPVTIYKVCNTDMLSNKMEQDGKIKDGNSSSFSNSIYFLSQSSKSGIEDQLEPCSVDCPYGPEGGGTVQENLPATHDNGNETELNEITMSSPLETSSTYKQLQKLRLEIQSPDSGFAGSSGEQESQEESGSEGLPSPPVVDNNLPISCNILCPVPQLIGVPHFGIPPGLTWNPWNNQTFPSLSPEISKNILLGNCGIMDCSGILEPSSDDYMPVKKVQG